A window of Rhododendron vialii isolate Sample 1 chromosome 13a, ASM3025357v1 contains these coding sequences:
- the LOC131312938 gene encoding caffeoylshikimate esterase-like isoform X1, which produces MVHPIQEANENSPYGDLTREEFYKKHQILHQENFILNKQDLKIFTQSWCPAGTAASLLRGLVAIVHGFNCESSWLFELTAVAIAKAGFVVCALDLQGHGYSDGLPGHVPSIRPVVEDCIRVFDSARAEHPKLPAFLFGESLGGAIAILVCLKQRREWSGLIVSGAMCGVSTKVKPVWPLEELLPVAAFFAPTWKIVITKPPASKSYKEEWKRKLAGKSPNRPKCGKPTAATALEFLRVCEHIKRNCQGLETPLLVVHGGEDRVCDPNSAKLVYETAASKDKSLRIFPEMWHQFIGEPNESVEMVFGTILSWIEERTHEKGTEENKEPPMGYKATEQANGNEPREL; this is translated from the exons ATGGTTCACCCAATTCAAGAGGCCAATGAAAACAGCCCTTATGGGGACCTCACAAGGGAAGAATTCTACAAAAAGCACCAAATCCTCCACCAAGAGAATTTCATTTTAAACAAACAAGACCTTAAAATATTCACTCAGTCCTGGTGCCCAGCCGGCACCGCTGCCTCTCTGCTTAGGGGGCTCGTGGCCATTGTCCACGGCTTCAACTGCGAGAGCAGCTGGCTCTTTGAGCTGACAGCGGTCGCCATAGCCAAAGCCGGGTTCGTTGTTTGTGCACTTGACCTTCAAGGCCATGGATACTCCGATGGGTTACCAGGTCATGTCCCCAGTATTCGACCCGTGGTTGAGGATTGTATCCGGGTCTTTGACTCGGCCCGAGCCGAACATCCCAAGCTGCCGGCTTTTCTTTTCGGGGAGTCTTTGGGTGGGGCAATAGCTATACTTGTGTGTCTGAAACAGAGGAGGGAATGGAGTGGGTTGATAGTAAGTGGAGCCATGTGTGGTGTTTCCACAAAG GTGAAGCCGGTATGGCCACTGGAGGAGCTACTTCCGGTGGCGGCGTTCTTCGCCCCGACTTGGAAAATAGTCATCACGAAGCCGCCGGCGAGCAAGTCGTACAAGGAGGAGTGGAAGAGAAAACTGGCGGGGAAAAGTCCAAACAGGCCGAAATGCGGGAAGCCGACGGCGGCGACAGCATTGGAGTTTCTTAGGGTTTGTGAGCACATAAAGAGGAATTGCCAGGGGCTAGAAACTCCTCTGCTGGTGGTGCACGGTGGGGAAGATAGGGTTTGTGACCCAAATTCAGCTAAGTTGGTTTATGAAACTGCTGCAAGTAAGGACAAGAGCTTGAGGATATTTCCCGAAATGTGGCATCAGTTTATTGGGGAGCCAAATGAGAGTGTTGAGATGGTGTTTGGGACTATTTTGTCATGGATTGAAGAAAGGACTCATGAAAAGG GTACTGAAGAGAACAAAGAGCCACCCATGGGTTACAAAGCGACGGAGCAGGCAAATGGAAATGAGCCGCGAGAGCTGTGA
- the LOC131312936 gene encoding 2-succinylbenzoate--CoA ligase, chloroplastic/peroxisomal isoform X1: protein MSNFSGAHICQCLSRLATVRLNSPVTIAGDRRKTGEQFVEGVLGLAGGLLELGLQKGDVVALCALNSDLYLEWLLAVAFVGGIAAPLNYRWSLEDARCAMDDVRPVMLVTDECSTYWYSKFQIDGMPYLRWLVYMNYPSDCSSKQFELNVETLKKPALRSQPLNYFTATDGAAIICFTSGTTGRPKGATISHSSLVVQSLAKIAIVGYGEDDVYLHTAPLCHIGGISSAMAILMAGGCHILIPKFEAKSAIAAIEHLHVTSFITVPAMMSDIISLIRTKEAWRGKESVRKILNGGGGLPVELVKDATKFFPRAKLLSAYGMTETCSSLTFLTLYDPTKDTLSHLSHITGDLNYSLVQQPGAVCVGKPAPHIELKIISEDSSRFGRILTRGPHVMVGYWGQIATKASNTSDEDWLDTGDIGTMDDCGNVWLVGRSKGRIKTGGENVYPEEVEAILSQHPGVSGIVVVGLPDTRLTEMVVACVQLRDNWRWSDSCFDPLTENKSRILSGDILLQLCREKHLTRFKIPKIFIVWRKQFPMTTTGKLRRDEVRREVMSFMQFLPSNL, encoded by the exons ATGAGCAACTTCTCAGGCGCCCACATTTGCCAGTGCCTGAGCCGCCTCGCTACCGTCCGTCTCAATTCTCCGGTCACGATCGCCGGGGACCGACGGAAAACCGGCGAGCAATTTGTTGAGGGAGTCTTGGGCCTTGCTGGTGGGCTGCTCGAACTGGGCCTCCAGAAGGGCGACGTTGTCGCCCTCTGTGCACTCAACAG TGATTTGTACCTGGAGTGGTTGCTGGCTGTTGCATTTGTTGGAGGTATAGCCGCTCCTCTCAACTACAGATGG AGCTTGGAGGATGCAAGGTGTGCAATGGATGATGTTAGGCCTGTAATGCTGGTAACGGACGAGTGCTCTACGTACTGGTATTCAAAATTTCAGATAGATGGCATGCCTTATCTGAGATGGCTTGTTTACATGAACTACCCTTCAGATTGCAGCAGCAAACAATTTG AATTGAATGTTGAAACACTTAAAAAGCCTGCTTTAAGATCTCAACCATTGAACTACTTCACGGCGACTGACGGTGCTGCTATAATATGCTTCACCTCAG GAACCACAGGAAGGCCAAAGGGAGCTACTATAAGCCATTCATCTTTGGTCGTGCAATCCCTAGCGAAAATTGCCATAGTTGGTTATGGTGAGGACGAT GTTTATTTGCATACTGCTCCATTATGCCACATAGGTGGAATATCTTCAGCTATGGCCATATTAATGGCAGGAGGTTGCCATATTTTGATACCCAAATTTGAAGCTAAATCAGCAATTGCAGCCATAGAGCACCTCCATGTGACTTCTTTTATCACTGTTCCTGCAATGATGTCTGACATTATTTCCTTAATCAG GACTAAGGAGGCATGGAGAGGGAAAGAAAGTGTGAGGAAGATTTTAAATGGAGGCGGGGGTCTCCCAGTTGAGCTGGTCAAGGATGCCACCAAATTTTTCCCAAGAGCCAAGCTTCTTTCAGCTTATG GAATGACGGAGACATGCTCTTCACTGACCTTCTTGACCCTCTACGATCCAACAAAGGACACCTTGAGTCACTTGTCTCACATAACTGGAGACCTAAACTACAGTTTGGTTCAACAACCAGGGGCAGTGTGTGTTGGCAAACCAGCACCCCACATAGAACTAAAGATTATTTCAGAAGATTCTTCCCGTTTTGGGAGGATATTAACTAGGGGGCCCCATGTAATGGTTGGATACTGGGGCCAAATTGCCACAAAGGCGTCCAATACCAGTGATGAAGATTGGCTTGACACCGGTGACATAGGAACCATGGATGACTGTGGCAATGTGTGGCTAGTTGGGCGTTCAAAGGGTCGAATCAAAACTGGTGGGGAAAATGTCTATCCTGAAGAG GTGGAGGCTATCCTATCACAACATCCGGGAGTTTCTGGAATTGTTGTGGTTGGACTTCCGGACACTCGCTTGACAGAGATGGTTGTTGCTTGTGTTCAATTGAGAGACAATTGGAGATGGTCTGATTCATGTTTTGATCCCTTAACAGAAAACAAGAGCAGGATATTATCTGGTGACATCCTCCTGCAGCTCTGTAGGGAAAAACATTTAACTAG GTTTAAAATACCGAAAATATTTATTGTATGGAGGAAGCAGTTTCCGATGACAACAACTGGGAAGCTGAGAAGAGATGAAGTCAGAAGAGAAGTTATGTCTTTTATGCAATTCTTGCCAAGCAATCTTTAA
- the LOC131312936 gene encoding 2-succinylbenzoate--CoA ligase, chloroplastic/peroxisomal isoform X2, with protein sequence MSNFSGAHICQCLSRLATVRLNSPVTIAGDRRKTGEQFVEGVLGLAGGLLELGLQKGDVVALCALNSDLYLEWLLAVAFVGGIAAPLNYRWSLEDARCAMDDVRPVMLVTDECSTYWYSKFQIDGMPYLRWLVYMNYPSDCSSKQFELNVETLKKPALRSQPLNYFTATDGAAIICFTSGRPKGATISHSSLVVQSLAKIAIVGYGEDDVYLHTAPLCHIGGISSAMAILMAGGCHILIPKFEAKSAIAAIEHLHVTSFITVPAMMSDIISLIRTKEAWRGKESVRKILNGGGGLPVELVKDATKFFPRAKLLSAYGMTETCSSLTFLTLYDPTKDTLSHLSHITGDLNYSLVQQPGAVCVGKPAPHIELKIISEDSSRFGRILTRGPHVMVGYWGQIATKASNTSDEDWLDTGDIGTMDDCGNVWLVGRSKGRIKTGGENVYPEEVEAILSQHPGVSGIVVVGLPDTRLTEMVVACVQLRDNWRWSDSCFDPLTENKSRILSGDILLQLCREKHLTRFKIPKIFIVWRKQFPMTTTGKLRRDEVRREVMSFMQFLPSNL encoded by the exons ATGAGCAACTTCTCAGGCGCCCACATTTGCCAGTGCCTGAGCCGCCTCGCTACCGTCCGTCTCAATTCTCCGGTCACGATCGCCGGGGACCGACGGAAAACCGGCGAGCAATTTGTTGAGGGAGTCTTGGGCCTTGCTGGTGGGCTGCTCGAACTGGGCCTCCAGAAGGGCGACGTTGTCGCCCTCTGTGCACTCAACAG TGATTTGTACCTGGAGTGGTTGCTGGCTGTTGCATTTGTTGGAGGTATAGCCGCTCCTCTCAACTACAGATGG AGCTTGGAGGATGCAAGGTGTGCAATGGATGATGTTAGGCCTGTAATGCTGGTAACGGACGAGTGCTCTACGTACTGGTATTCAAAATTTCAGATAGATGGCATGCCTTATCTGAGATGGCTTGTTTACATGAACTACCCTTCAGATTGCAGCAGCAAACAATTTG AATTGAATGTTGAAACACTTAAAAAGCCTGCTTTAAGATCTCAACCATTGAACTACTTCACGGCGACTGACGGTGCTGCTATAATATGCTTCACCTCAG GAAGGCCAAAGGGAGCTACTATAAGCCATTCATCTTTGGTCGTGCAATCCCTAGCGAAAATTGCCATAGTTGGTTATGGTGAGGACGAT GTTTATTTGCATACTGCTCCATTATGCCACATAGGTGGAATATCTTCAGCTATGGCCATATTAATGGCAGGAGGTTGCCATATTTTGATACCCAAATTTGAAGCTAAATCAGCAATTGCAGCCATAGAGCACCTCCATGTGACTTCTTTTATCACTGTTCCTGCAATGATGTCTGACATTATTTCCTTAATCAG GACTAAGGAGGCATGGAGAGGGAAAGAAAGTGTGAGGAAGATTTTAAATGGAGGCGGGGGTCTCCCAGTTGAGCTGGTCAAGGATGCCACCAAATTTTTCCCAAGAGCCAAGCTTCTTTCAGCTTATG GAATGACGGAGACATGCTCTTCACTGACCTTCTTGACCCTCTACGATCCAACAAAGGACACCTTGAGTCACTTGTCTCACATAACTGGAGACCTAAACTACAGTTTGGTTCAACAACCAGGGGCAGTGTGTGTTGGCAAACCAGCACCCCACATAGAACTAAAGATTATTTCAGAAGATTCTTCCCGTTTTGGGAGGATATTAACTAGGGGGCCCCATGTAATGGTTGGATACTGGGGCCAAATTGCCACAAAGGCGTCCAATACCAGTGATGAAGATTGGCTTGACACCGGTGACATAGGAACCATGGATGACTGTGGCAATGTGTGGCTAGTTGGGCGTTCAAAGGGTCGAATCAAAACTGGTGGGGAAAATGTCTATCCTGAAGAG GTGGAGGCTATCCTATCACAACATCCGGGAGTTTCTGGAATTGTTGTGGTTGGACTTCCGGACACTCGCTTGACAGAGATGGTTGTTGCTTGTGTTCAATTGAGAGACAATTGGAGATGGTCTGATTCATGTTTTGATCCCTTAACAGAAAACAAGAGCAGGATATTATCTGGTGACATCCTCCTGCAGCTCTGTAGGGAAAAACATTTAACTAG GTTTAAAATACCGAAAATATTTATTGTATGGAGGAAGCAGTTTCCGATGACAACAACTGGGAAGCTGAGAAGAGATGAAGTCAGAAGAGAAGTTATGTCTTTTATGCAATTCTTGCCAAGCAATCTTTAA
- the LOC131312938 gene encoding caffeoylshikimate esterase-like isoform X2: MVHPIQEANENSPYGDLTREEFYKKHQILHQENFILNKQDLKIFTQSWCPAGTAASLLRGLVAIVHGFNCESSWLFELTAVAIAKAGFVVCALDLQGHGYSDGLPGHVPSIRPVVEDCIRVFDSARAEHPKLPAFLFGESLGGAIAILVCLKQRREWSGLIVSGAMCGVSTKVKPVWPLEELLPVAAFFAPTWKIVITKPPASKSYKEEWKRKLAGKSPNRPKCGKPTAATALEFLRVCEHIKRNCQGLETPLLVVHGGEDRVCDPNSAKLVYETAASKDKSLRIFPEMWHQFIGEPNESVEMVFGTILSWIEERTHEKDSLSFFSAI; encoded by the exons ATGGTTCACCCAATTCAAGAGGCCAATGAAAACAGCCCTTATGGGGACCTCACAAGGGAAGAATTCTACAAAAAGCACCAAATCCTCCACCAAGAGAATTTCATTTTAAACAAACAAGACCTTAAAATATTCACTCAGTCCTGGTGCCCAGCCGGCACCGCTGCCTCTCTGCTTAGGGGGCTCGTGGCCATTGTCCACGGCTTCAACTGCGAGAGCAGCTGGCTCTTTGAGCTGACAGCGGTCGCCATAGCCAAAGCCGGGTTCGTTGTTTGTGCACTTGACCTTCAAGGCCATGGATACTCCGATGGGTTACCAGGTCATGTCCCCAGTATTCGACCCGTGGTTGAGGATTGTATCCGGGTCTTTGACTCGGCCCGAGCCGAACATCCCAAGCTGCCGGCTTTTCTTTTCGGGGAGTCTTTGGGTGGGGCAATAGCTATACTTGTGTGTCTGAAACAGAGGAGGGAATGGAGTGGGTTGATAGTAAGTGGAGCCATGTGTGGTGTTTCCACAAAG GTGAAGCCGGTATGGCCACTGGAGGAGCTACTTCCGGTGGCGGCGTTCTTCGCCCCGACTTGGAAAATAGTCATCACGAAGCCGCCGGCGAGCAAGTCGTACAAGGAGGAGTGGAAGAGAAAACTGGCGGGGAAAAGTCCAAACAGGCCGAAATGCGGGAAGCCGACGGCGGCGACAGCATTGGAGTTTCTTAGGGTTTGTGAGCACATAAAGAGGAATTGCCAGGGGCTAGAAACTCCTCTGCTGGTGGTGCACGGTGGGGAAGATAGGGTTTGTGACCCAAATTCAGCTAAGTTGGTTTATGAAACTGCTGCAAGTAAGGACAAGAGCTTGAGGATATTTCCCGAAATGTGGCATCAGTTTATTGGGGAGCCAAATGAGAGTGTTGAGATGGTGTTTGGGACTATTTTGTCATGGATTGAAGAAAGGACTCATGAAAAGG ATTCTTTATCTTTTTTCTCAGCGATTTAA